The Salvia splendens isolate huo1 chromosome 21, SspV2, whole genome shotgun sequence genome includes a window with the following:
- the LOC121783818 gene encoding floral homeotic protein AGAMOUS-like isoform X2, which translates to MPIFLILQLEMELQSDQSREMSAERKIGRGKIEIKRIENTTNRQVTFCKRRNGLLKKAYELSVLCDAEVALIVFSTRGRLYEYANNSVKATIERYKKASSDSSSSGSISEANTQYYQQESSKLRAQISNLQNNNRNMVGECLGALNLRELKNLETKVERAIGKIRSKKNELLFAEIEYMQKREIDLHQNNQYLRAKIAETERGQQHMNLMPGSSDQYHGLVQSQPFDYLQPSDDYHRQDQTSLQLV; encoded by the exons ATGCCGATTTTTTTAATCTTGCAGCTGGAAATGGAGCTCCAAAGTGATCAATCAAGGGAGATGTCAGCTGAGAGGAAGATTGGGAGGGGAAAGATCGAGATCAAGCGGATCGAAAACACGACAAATCGGCAGGTTACCTTCTGCAAGAGGAGAAATGGTTTGCTCAAGAAGGCCTATGAATTGTCTGTGCTTTGTGATGCTGAGGTTGCACTAATTGTTTTCTCAACCAGAGGGAGACTCTATGAGTATGCCAATAACAG CGTTAAAGCAACAATTGAGAGGTACAAGAAAGCATCCTCAGATTCCTCAAGTAGTGGCTCTATTTCTGAAGCTAACACTCAG TACTACCAGCAAGAGTCTTCAAAGCTCCGTGCACAAATCAGTAATTTGCAGAACAATAATAG GAACATGGTTGGTGAGTGTTTAGGTGCTTTGAATTTGAGGGAGCTCAAAAATTTGGAGACTAAAGTGGAGAGAGCAATTGGCAAAATCAGATCCAAGAAG AATGAGCTTCTATTTGCTGAAATTGAGTACATGCAAAAGAGG GAGATTGACttacatcaaaacaatcaatacCTTCGAGCAAAG ATAGCTGAAACTGAGAGAGGGCAGCAGCACATGAACTTGATGCCCGGGAGTTCCGATCAGTATCACGGCCTCGTTCAATCTCAGCCGTTCGATTATCTCCAACCCTCCGATGATTACCATAGGCAAGACCAGACTTCTCTGCAATTAGT
- the LOC121783818 gene encoding floral homeotic protein AGAMOUS-like isoform X1 — MPIFLILQLEMELQSDQSREMSAERKIGRGKIEIKRIENTTNRQVTFCKRRNGLLKKAYELSVLCDAEVALIVFSTRGRLYEYANNSVKATIERYKKASSDSSSSGSISEANTQYYQQESSKLRAQISNLQNNNRNMVGECLGALNLRELKNLETKVERAIGKIRSKKNELLFAEIEYMQKRQEIDLHQNNQYLRAKIAETERGQQHMNLMPGSSDQYHGLVQSQPFDYLQPSDDYHRQDQTSLQLV, encoded by the exons ATGCCGATTTTTTTAATCTTGCAGCTGGAAATGGAGCTCCAAAGTGATCAATCAAGGGAGATGTCAGCTGAGAGGAAGATTGGGAGGGGAAAGATCGAGATCAAGCGGATCGAAAACACGACAAATCGGCAGGTTACCTTCTGCAAGAGGAGAAATGGTTTGCTCAAGAAGGCCTATGAATTGTCTGTGCTTTGTGATGCTGAGGTTGCACTAATTGTTTTCTCAACCAGAGGGAGACTCTATGAGTATGCCAATAACAG CGTTAAAGCAACAATTGAGAGGTACAAGAAAGCATCCTCAGATTCCTCAAGTAGTGGCTCTATTTCTGAAGCTAACACTCAG TACTACCAGCAAGAGTCTTCAAAGCTCCGTGCACAAATCAGTAATTTGCAGAACAATAATAG GAACATGGTTGGTGAGTGTTTAGGTGCTTTGAATTTGAGGGAGCTCAAAAATTTGGAGACTAAAGTGGAGAGAGCAATTGGCAAAATCAGATCCAAGAAG AATGAGCTTCTATTTGCTGAAATTGAGTACATGCAAAAGAGG CAGGAGATTGACttacatcaaaacaatcaatacCTTCGAGCAAAG ATAGCTGAAACTGAGAGAGGGCAGCAGCACATGAACTTGATGCCCGGGAGTTCCGATCAGTATCACGGCCTCGTTCAATCTCAGCCGTTCGATTATCTCCAACCCTCCGATGATTACCATAGGCAAGACCAGACTTCTCTGCAATTAGT